A stretch of the Glycine soja cultivar W05 chromosome 13, ASM419377v2, whole genome shotgun sequence genome encodes the following:
- the LOC114382441 gene encoding nicastrin-like codes for MELTVFSLFFFFFTFHLPSCFSGQSSSMESVPDLQNTMYASIDGYPCVRLMNLSGTIGCSNPGRDKVVAPILRFENVDKIAEPSAILVSLDEFPTLFTRISDDSSFASKVLGVLVEPTGDVQNKLKGFSPDQKFPQAQFALYHNTSYQWNSIGSGIMWKSYKFPVFLLTESGSKTLQEFVTKNEDKKKSYTSNVAEFDLVMQTVKSGTHDSESCLKEETCLPLGGYSVWSSLPPINISSLQQSKPILLTVASMDSASFFRDRSLGADSPISGLIALLAAVDALSHLDGLGDLSKQLVFAVFTGEAWGYLGSRRFLVELDMHSDAVHGLNHTLIETVIEIGSVGKGLSQGVKNFFAHKEGDSSATNQTVAALKRAQESLISENIKIASASASNPGIPPSSLMSFLEKNPAISGVVLEDFDSVFVNKFYHSHLDDLSNVNSSAVVAAASLIARTLYMLASETEDVQNSTLAAINVNVSLVEQLMGCLLDCDPGLSCELVTKYISPMSTCPSHYVGVILDEPSSTPYTGYINDVPRFIWNFLADRTSIPRENNSSDCQHGCNGRDEVCIKAETDGKGVCVLSTTRYVPAYSTRLKFESGVWNVLPPNSSDKMGVVDPVWTESNWNTIGMRVYIVQNVAYDRLVLFGGITLTVFAYLAIATARAFFNKAMKRD; via the exons ATGGAGCTAAccgttttctctctcttcttcttcttcttcaccttcCACCTTCCCTCCTGCTTCTCAG GACAATCGAGCTCCATGGAATCAGTGCCTGATCTTCAGAACACTATGTACGCTTCCATCGACGGTTATCCTTGCGTGCGCCTGATGAATCTCTCTGGCACCATCGGTTGTTCAA ATCCTGGACGAGATAAGGTTGTGGCTCCAATTTTAAGGTTCGAAAATGTTGACAAAATAGCTGAGCCTTCTGCTATATTGGTTTCACTGGATGAGTTTCCAACTCTCTTTACTAG AATATCAGATGACTCTAGCTTTGCTAGTAAAGTCCTTGGTGTACTGGTTGAACCAACGGGTGATGTGCAGAATAAGTTAAAGG GATTTTCTCCGGACCAAAAGTTTCCACAAGCTCAATTCGCTCTTTATCATAATACCAGCTACCAATGGAATTCAATT GGTTCTGGTATTATGTGGAAATCCTACAAGTTTCCTGTATTTTTACTCACAGAAAGTGGCTCAAAGACTCTTCAAGAG TTTGTAACAAAGAATGAGGACAAAAAGAAATCTTATACTTCTAATGTGGCTGAGTTTGATCTGGTGATGCAG ACAGTGAAATCTGGAACACATGATTCAGAGTcttgtttaaaagaagaaactTGCCTTCCTTTAGGTGGATACAG TGTCTGGTCATCTCTTCCTCCGATCAACATTTCATCCTTACAACAGTCTAAGCCCATTTTATTGACAGTGGCATCTATGGATTCTGCTTCATTTTTTCGGGACAGAAGTCTTGGTGCAGACTCCCCTATTTCT GGTTTAATTGCATTACTAGCAGCTGTTGATGCACTTTCTCATTTGGATGGTCTTGGTGACCTTAGTAAACAG CTTGTTTTTGCAGTTTTCACTGGAGAGGCATGGGGTTACCTTGGAAGTAGGAGATTTTTGGTAGAACTTGACATGCACTCAGATGCTGTTCATGGCCTTAATCATACATTAATTGAAACG GTCATTGAAATTGGTTCTGTTGGAAAGGGTCTCAGTCAAGGTGTTAAAAACTTTTTTGCTCATAAAGAGGGG GATTCTTCTGCCACAAATCAGACAGTGGCTGCCTTGAAACGTGCACAGGAGTCACTGATATCTGAAAACATAAAGATAGCATCTGCAAGTGCCTCAAATCCTGGGATACCTCCATCCTCTTTGATGTCCTTTTTGGAAAAG AATCCTGCAATCTCTGGTGTTGTCCTAGAAGATTTTGACTCTGTCTTTGTCAACAAGTTCTACCATAGTCATCTTGATGATTTAT CAAATGTAAATTCATCAGCTGTAGTTGCTGCTGCTTCTCTCATTGCCCGAACCCTTTACATGCTTGCCAGTGAAACTGAAGATGTACAAAATTCTACTTTGGCTGCTATAAATGTTAATGTCTCACTTGTTGAACAACTTATGGGTTGTTTGTTGGACTGTGATCCTGGTCTTTCTTGTGAATTGGTGACAAAATATATTTCACCCATGTCAACCTGTCCAAGCCATTACGTAGGTGTTATCTTGGACGAACCTTCATCTACACCATATACAGGATACATCAATGATGTTCCCAGGTTCATCTGGAATTTTCTGGCTGACAGAACTTCTATCCCAAGGGAGAATAATAGTTCAGATTGTCAACATGGTTGCAATGGTAGAGATGAAGTATGCATCAAAGCAGAGACTGATGGCAAGGGAGTTTGTGTTCTCTCTACAACGAG GTATGTTCCGGCTTATTCAACACGGCTAAAATTTGAATCAGGAGTGTGGAATGTTTTGCCCCCTAATTCCTCTGACAAAATGGGGGTTGTGGACCCTGTCTGGACAGAGAGCAACTGGAATACGATAGGTATGCGGGTCTACATAGTACAAAATGTGGCTTATGATCGTCTTGTTCTGTTTGGGGGCATCACTCTGACAGTCTTTGCATATCTTGCGATAGCAACCGCAAGAGCCTTTTTCAACAAAGCAATGAAGAGGGATTGA
- the LOC114380824 gene encoding NADH dehydrogenase [ubiquinone] iron-sulfur protein 1, mitochondrial-like codes for MGLGLLASKAIRPTSRLLLGSQNPTTFLLRTIVSKPELQNPEASAAQPEQPPAPDLPPRTPLAGARVHFSNPEDAIEVFVDGYPVKIPKGMTVLQACEVAGVDIPRFCYHSRLSIAGNCRMCLVEVEKSPKPVASCAMPALPGMKIKTDTPVAKKAREGVMEFLLMNHPLDCPICDQGGECDLQDQSMAFGSDRGRFTEVKRSVVDKNLGPLVKTVMTRCIQCTRCVRFATEVAGVQDLGMLGRGSGEEIGTYVEKLLTSELSGNVIDICPVGALTSKPFAFKARNWELKGTETIDVTDAVGSNIRIDSRGPEVMRIVPRLNEDINEEWISDKTRFCYDGLKRQRLNDPMIRGSDGRFKPVNWRDALAVVAEVAHQVKPEEIVGIAGKLSDAESMIALKDFINRMGSNDVWGEGIGVNTNADFRSGYIMNTSIAGLEKADAFLLVGSQPRVEAAMVNARIRKTVRANQAKVGYIGPATDFNYDHQHLGTGPQTLLEIAEGRHPFFKTLSNAKNPVIIVGAGVFERKDQDAIFAAVETIAQKANVVRPDWNGLNVLLLHAAQAAALDLGLVPQSEKSLESAKFVYLMGADDVNLDKIPDDAFVVYQGHHGDKSVYRANVVLPAAAFSEKEGTYENTDGFSQQTLPAVPTVGDSRDDWKIIRALSEVAGVRLPYDTIGAVRARISTVAPNLVKMDEREPATLPSSLRPTFSEKVDTTPFGTVVENFYMTDAITRASKIMAQCSAMLLKK; via the exons ATGGGGTTGGGTTTGTTAGCTTCGAAGGCCATAAGACCCACCTCAAGGCTCCTCCTCGGTTCCCAAAACCCTACCACTTTTCTCCTCCGAACCATCGTCTCCAAGCCTGAGCTTCAGAATCCCGAAGCCAGCGCCGCACAGCCGGAGCAGCCGCCGGCGCCCGATCTCCCGCCGCGGACTCCGCTCGCCGGCGCCCGCGTCCACTTCTCGAACCCCGAGGACGCCATCGAGGTGTTCGTGGATGGCTACCCCGTGAAAATCCCGAAAGGAATGACCGTTCTTCAGGCCTGCGAGGTCGCCGGCGTCGACATCCCGAGGTTCTGCTACCACAGCAGACTCTCCATCGCCGGAAACTGCCGCATGTGCCTCGTCGAGGTCGAGAAATCGCCCAAACCTGTCGCCTCTTGCGCCATGCCCGCTCTCCCTG GGATGAAAATTAAGACTGACACACCTGTGGCAAAGAAGGCTCGAGAAGGAGTGATGGAGTTTTTATTGATGAATCATCCATTAGATTGCCCAATTTGTGATCAGGGTGGGGAATGTGATCTTCAGGATCAGTCAATGGCATTTGGCTCTGATCGTGGGCGGTTCACTGAAGTGAAGAGATCTGTGGTAGATAAAAATCTTGGACCTCTGGTGAAGACTGTGATGACTCGGTGCATTCAATGTACAAG GTGTGTTAGATTTGCAACAGAGGTTGCTGGGGTTCAGGATCTTGGCATGTTAGGTCGTGGCAGTGGAGAGGAGATTGGAACATATGTTGAAAAACTTTTGACAAGTGAGCTTTCTGGAAATGTCATAGATATCTGTCCCGTGGGAGCTCTCACgtcaaaaccttttgcatttAAAGCCCGGAATTGGGAGTTGAAGGGCACAGAGACCATTGATGTTACTGATGCAGTTGGATCCAATATTCGAATTGATAGCAGAGGACCTGAAGTGATGCGCATTGTTCCTCGTTTAAATGAG GACATAAATGAAGAATGGATTTCAGACAAAACCCGCTTTTGTTATGATGGTTTGAAAAGGCAGAGGTTAAATGACCCCATGATTCGTGGTTCTGATGGACGCTTTAAGCCTGTTAACTGGCGTGATGCTCTTGCTGTGGTAGCAGAGGTTGCCCACCAAGTCAAACCGGAAGAAATTGTTGGCATAGCTGGCAAACTTTCTGATGCTGAGTCCATGATTGCACTAAAAGATTTCATAAATAGGATGGGGTCAAATGATGTATGGGGTGAAGGCATTGGTGTAAATACTAATGCTGATTTCAGATCAGGATATATTATGAATACTAGCATTGCTGGTCTTGAAAAAGCGGATGCGTTCCTGTTGGTTGGCTCCCAG CCACGGGTGGAAGCTGCCATGGTTAATGCCAGAATACGCAAAACTGTCAGAGCAAACCAAGCCAAAGTTGGGTACATTGGGCCTGCCACTGATTTCAACTACGATCACCAACATCTTGGTACTGGCCCTCAAACACTCCTTGAAATTGCTGAGGGTCGCCACCCATTTTTCAAGACACTCTCAAATGCCAAAAACCCTGTTATCATTGTCGGTGCTGGGGTTTTTGAGAGGAAGGATCAGGATGCAATTTTTGCTGCTGTTGAAACCATTGCACAAAAAGCAAATGTTGTCAGACCTGACTGGAATGGCCTTAATGTATTGCTTCTCCATGCTGCCCAGGCTGCTGCGCTTGACCTTGGACTTGTTCCACAATCTGAGAAAAGCCTTGAGTCTgcaaaatttgtatatttgatgGGTGCTGATGATGTTAACTTAGACAAGATCCCAGATGATGCTTTTGTTGTTTATCAAGGTCACCACGGTGACAAGAGTGTTTATCGGGCAAATGTTGTTTTGCCAGCAGCAGCATTCAGTGAGAAGGAAGGGACCTATGAAAATACCGATGGTTTCTCACAACAAACATTGCCTGCAGTTCCAACAGTTGGTGACTCCAGAGATGATTGGAAGATAATTCGAGCTCTATCTGAGGTGGCAGGAGTGCGTTTGCCCTATGATACAATTGGGGCCGTTCGTGCTCGAATCAGTACTGTAGCCCCAAACCTTGTGAAAATGGATGAGAGAGAGCCTGCCACATTACCATCTTCACTCAGACCAACCTTCTCTGAGAAGGTGGACACCACCCCATTCGGGACTGTAGTTGAGAATTTCTATATGACTGATGCCATTACAAGGGCATCAAAGATAATGGCACAATGCAGTGCCATGCTGTTGAAGAAGTGA